In Apium graveolens cultivar Ventura chromosome 10, ASM990537v1, whole genome shotgun sequence, the following are encoded in one genomic region:
- the LOC141691790 gene encoding uncharacterized protein LOC141691790, whose amino-acid sequence MHEDLKSEYWEVEDPYILWKNLKDRFDHQKLVYLSKAENDWANLRLQDFKSVRAYSSALFKISSRLIMCGEKVTEKRKIDKILSTFHPNNINLAEMYRERKFTKFGDLLSTLLVAEQNHELVIKNHQSRPT is encoded by the coding sequence ATGCATGAAGATTTAAAATCTGAGTACTGGGAAGTCGAGGATCCctatattttatggaaaaatctAAAGGATAGGTTCGATCACCAGAAACTAGTTTATCTATCTAAAGCTGAAAATGATTGGGCTAATTTAAGACTTCAGGATTTTAAGAGTGTCCGAGCATATAGCTCTGCTTTGTTTAAAATAAGTTCTAGGCTTATTATGTGTGGTGAGAAAGTTACGGAAAaaagaaaaatcgataaaatACTATCAACTTTTCACCCCAACAATATCAACTTAGCAGAAATGTACAGGGAGCGCAAATTTACTAAGTTCGGGGATCTTCTATCAACTCTCCTCGTCGCTGAACAGAATCATGAATTGGTGATTAAGAATCATCAATCCCGTCCAACATGA